The DNA sequence TGACGACGGACGAGTCCACCGGGCCGGCCACCCGCCGACCCGGCCGCGCACACCGCGCGCACCGCGCACACCGCACGGCAGCAACCTGCCCCAACTGCGTGGACACGGGTGCTTCGGGCAGGTCCCGCGCTAGCCTAGAACGAGTTCCAGTGGCTCACAGGCCCGGTTCCGGTCCTGCCGCCATGCACGATGTCCGCTTGCCGCCGACCCGCAGACGCAATACCTCCGAAGTGGGACATATGACCGCAGAAGTCAAGCCGGCCACCCTTCAGCTGACCGAGCGGCAGGAGGCGCGCCGCCGACGCATCCTGCACGCCAGCGCCCGGCTGGCCAGCCGGGGCGGCTTCGACGCGGTCCAGATGCGCGAGGTCGCCGAGAACTCCGGCGTGGCGCTCGGCACCCTCTACCGCTACTTCCCCTCCAAAGTGCATCTGCTGGTGGCGACGATGCAGGACCAGTTGCAGCACATGCACGAGACGCTGCGCAAGCGGCCGCCGACCGAGGACGAGCCGGCCGCCCGGGTCGCCCAGACCCTGATGCGCGCCTTCCGCGCCCTCCAGCGCGAACCCCATCTGGCCGACGCGATGGTGCGCGCCCTGACCTTCGCCGACCGGTCGGTCAGCCCGGAGGTGGACACGGTCTCCCGGCTCACCACCGCGATCATCCTCGACGCCATGGGCCTGCCGGACGCCCCGACGGCCGAGCAGCTCTCCGCGGTCCGGGTCATCGAACACACCTGGCATTCGGCGCTGATCACCTGGCTCTCGGGGCGCGCCTCGATCGCCCAGGTCAAGATCGATATTGAGACCGTCTGCCATCTGATCGACCTCACGGCCCCCGCTCCGGCCCGCTAGCCGGGCGGATCGCGCACCGGCGCACACGGAATACCCACCGACCGCACACCCATTGCACACCCGTCACGCACCGATCACACATAACTCGCGCACCCACCACACACGATGTGCACATAGGGGCGCACGGGCCAAACTCTGCGCCCCTTAAAGCCTCCGGGTGTGGTTTGTGCGCCCTTGCGCCCCCTCTTGGCTCAAATTCCGCGTTCACGCCCTGCCCAATCCCGGTATTCATGAACGGCGCGCGACAGAGCCACAACGGCGCGCAACAAGAGAACAGCATCGTGGGGGGTGGAGAAATTCGTGATCCGGTTACTTCTGGTACACGATTCAGGTCTGTTGCGGTCGGCCCTGGCCTCTTTACTAGGGACCGAACCGGACATCGAGGCGGCCGCGTGCTCCTGGCGCGACGCGCGTAGCAGAGCCCGTTCCTTACAACCGCATGTGTGCGTGGTGGACGCCGACTGCCCGGCCTCCGACCGGGCGGCCCGCAAAGGCGAGTTGGGGAAGATCGTGGCCTCCGTCTCCGGGGAGGGCGGTGAGTGCGGACTGCTGGTGCTGGTCAACGCGGAGCGACCGGGTCCGCTGCGCCGCGCCCATGAGGCCCGCGCGCTCGGCTACGTCGACAAAGATGCCCCGCCACAGCGGCTGATCGAGGCGATCCGGCAGGTGGCGAGGAAGGAGCGCTATGTCGACGAGGCCCTGGGCTACGGCTTCCTCCAAGCGGCCGAGATCCCGCTGACCGAACGCGAGCTGGGTGTGCTGTCCCTGGCCGCCGACGGCGCCTCCATCCCGGAAATCGCCCGCACGCTCCACCTGTCCACCGGGACGATACGCAACTACCTGGCCGCGATCACCCGTAAGACCGGTGCGCGCAACCGCGTGGACGCCATACGCATATCCCAGGTCGCGGGGTGGGTCTGACCGGGACCGGCGACGACCCGAGGACGCCGCTCGGGGTGGTGGTCATGGCGCCGGTCGGGGTGGCTGTCGGGGCACCCGTCGCGGTGGCGGTCGGGGTGCCCGTCGTGGCGTCGGCCGGGGCGCCCGTCGGCGCACCCGTCGCAGCGCCCACCGGCACACCCGTCGCAACACCCCTCGTGGCGCTATTCGTCGGGGGGAAAGACTTGCTCACCCGTGTCCGTCAGCCGGATGGCGATTGCCTCGACCGGACAGCCCTCGGCCGCAGCCAGCACCGGCTCGGAGGCGTCGGCCTCCGGCTCGGTGGGATGCGACTGCCGCGCCCCGTCGAGCCGGAAGGCGCCGGGGGCGGTGGCGGCGCACATCCCCGAGCCGATGCACACGCCGCGGTCCACCTCGATCCGCCAGCGGTCCCCCATCAGCCCGGCTCCCCGTCCCAGCCCTGGGGCAGGTGGATCATCTTGTGCTCCAGATAGGCGGAGAACCCCTCCGGGCCGAACTCCCTGCCCAGACCGGAGTTCTTGTAGCCGCCGAACGGCCCGAGCATGTCGAGGCTGAAGGTGTTGACGGAGTAGGTGCCGGTGCGGACGCGCCGCGCGAAGTCGATGCCGTGCCCGACGTCCGCCGTCCATACGGAGCCCGACAGACCGTAGTCGGAGTCATTGGCGATCCGGGCCGCCTCCTCCTCGTCGCCGTACGGCAGCAGACAGATGACCGGGCCGAAGATCTCCTCACGGGCGATCCGCATGTCGTTGCCGACGTCGCCGAAGAGCGTGGGCTCCACGTACCAGCCGGTCTCCGGGGCCCTCGGGCGGCCGCCGCCGGTCAGCACCTTGGCGCCCTCGCGCTGCCCCAGCGCGATGTAGTCCAGCGACCGCTTCTGCTGCCGCCGCGCCACCAGCGGCCCGACCTGGGTGGCCGGGTCCAGGGGGTCGCCGACGACCAGGGCGGAGGCGGCGGCCACCAGACGCTCGGCGATCTCGTCGTAGTGGGCGCGCGGCGCGAGGATACGGGTCTGGGCCACGCATGCCTGTCCGTTGTTCATCCAGGCGTTGGGCACGATCCCGGCGACGGCCGTCTCAAGGTCCGCGTCCGGCAGGATCACCGCGGCCGACTTGCCGCCCAGTTCCAGCGTGACCCGGGTCAGCCGGCGCGAGGCGACCTCCATGACCCGTTTGCCGGCCGCGACCGAGCCGGTGAACGACACCTTGTCCACGCCCGGGTGGCCCACCAGATACTCGCTGACCTCGCGGTCGGCCGGAAGGATCGACAGCACCCCCTCGGGCAGCCCCGCCTCGGCCACGATCTCCGCCAAGAGGTAGGAGTCCAGCGGCGTCTCGGGCGACGGTTTGAGGATCACCGAGCATCCCGCGAGCAGCGCGGGCGCCAGCTTCGCGGCGGCCACGAACTGCGGCACGTTCCACGGCACCACGGCCGCGACCACCCCGACCGGCTCCCGCCGCACCAGCAGCGGGCCGAGCACCCCGGCCCGCCGCTCCTCGTAGACGAAGTCGCGGGCCACGGTGATGGCCGCGTCCCACACCATCATCGCGCCCAGCGCCTGGGCCAGGACGCTCCAGGAGTACGGGGAGCCGTTCTGCGCGCTGATGAGCCGGGCGATCTCCTCATGGCGTACGGCGATGGCGTCCTTGATCCGGGTGACCACCGCGATCCGCTCGTCCAGGCTCGTCCGGGCCCAGGGCCCCTCGTCGAACGCCGTCCGCGCCACCGCGACCGCCCGGTCCACATCGGCCCGGGAGGCGTGCGGCACCCGGCCGATGACCTCCTCGGTGTGCGGCGAGACGACCTCGATCACGTCCGTACCGGCCGGATCGGCCAACGCGCCGCCGATGAAGAGCTGTCCGTGCTCGATGAGGTCGCTCATCGTCGAGCCTCCCGCCACTCGCCCCGATCTGACGCCGAATCTGACGCAGCATCAGAACTGATACCAGTTGCGGTTATAGTGGGCAATGCTTGTGTCGAGGAGAGGGGCGCCGATGGCGCGGGGGACGCGGAGGACGCAGGTAGCGCGGGTGACCGAGCACGGCGGCGGGGTGTGGAGCATCCCGGTCCCGATCCCCGACAACCCGCTCGGGTACACCCTCGTCCACCTCCTCGACACCGACCGCGGCCCGGTCCTGATCGACACCGGCTGGGACGACCCCACCGCCTGGGACACCCTCACCGCCGGGCTCGCCGCCTGCGGCGCCTCCGTCTCCGACGTCCACGGCGTCCTCGTCACCCATCACCACCCCGACCACCACGGGCTGTCCGGCCAGGTGCGGGAGGCGTCCGGTGCGTGGATCGCCATGCACGCCGCCGACGCCGAGGTCGTCCGCCGCACCCGCGAGGCCGAGCCCACCAGCTGGCTCGACTACCTCGCCGAGAAGCTCGCCGTCGTCGGCGCCCCCGAGGACCACCTGGCCCCGCTGCGCGCGGCCCGCGCCTCGGGCCGCGCCGCCGCCCTCCCGCGCGGCCGCCCCGCCCAGCCCGACCGCGAGATCGTCCCCGGTGAACTCCTCGATCTGCCCGGCCGCCGGATGCGCGCCATCTGGACCCCCGGCCACACCCCCGGCCATGTCTGTCTGCACCTCGAAGAGACCCACCCGGCGGCCGGCGAGGACGCGCCCGGCCACGGCCGGCTCTTCTCCGGCGACCATCTGCTGCCCGAGATCAGCCCGCACATCGGGCTGTACGAGGACCCCGACGACGCCACCGTCACCGACCCCCTCGGCGACTACCTCGACTCCCTCGAACGCGTCATCGCCCTCGACCCGGCCGAGGTGCTCCCTGCCCACCAGTACGCCTTCACCGACGCCCCGGGCCGGGTGCGGGCCCTGCTGCGCCACCACGAGGAGCGGCTGGCGGGGCTGCGTACCCTGCTGGTCGACCGCCCGCTGACGCCGTGGCAGCTGGCCGAGGCCATGGAGTGGAACCGCCCCTGGGCCCAGATCCCGCACGGCTCCCGCACCATCGCGGTCTCGGAGGCGGAGGCGCACCTGCGCCGGCTGGTGAAGCTGGGCAGGGCGGAAGCGGTGCCGGGCAGCAATCCCGTGCGGTACCAGGCGATATGAGTGACGCATGAGGGTGCCGGTCCTTCCGGCCGGGGGCTAGGGTCCTTCTTCCGGATCTCCACCGCGTCGCGGAGATCCGGAAGCAGGACCCCAGCCTTACCCGGCCTGGCCCACACACCCCGTACCAGCAGGAGCACGCGTGACGAGCCCCACCCGCGATTCCGCCCCCACTCCAGGCCCGGCAGCCGGCCCGACACCGCCCCCGGGTTGCCCCGCGCACTCCGGCCAGGCCCCGGCCGGGGGACGGCTCGAGTCGCTGCACGGCCCCGAGTTCGCCGCCGACCCGGCCGCCACCTACGCGCGGCTGCGGGAACACGGGACCATCGCCCCCGTGGAGCTGGCGCCCGGCGTCACCGTCTCGCTCGTCACCGGCTACCGGACCGCGCTGGACATCCTGCGCAGCCCCGAGACGTACTCCAAGGACGCGCGCCACTGGCAGGCCCTCGCCGACGGCACCATCCCCCTGGACAACCCCGTGGTGCCGATGATGATGTACCGGCCGAACGCGCTGTGCAGCGACGGCGAGGCGCATGACCGGCTGCGGTCGGCGATCTCCGACACCCTCGACCGGCTGGACATCCACGCGCTGCACCGCTACGTGGAGCGGAGCGCCGACTTCCTCATCGACCTCTTCGGCCCCAAGGGCGAGGCGGATCTGCTCAAGGAGTACGCCGCCCGGCTCCCCCTGCTCGTCTTCAACCAGCTCTTCGGCTGTCCGCCGGAATTGAGCGACCGGCTCGTCAGGGCGCTCTCGGCGCTCTTCGAGATCACCGAGGACTCCGAGCAGGCCAACACGCTGCTGACGGAGACCCTCTTCGAGCTCGTCGCCCGCAAACGGGCCGCGCCGGGACCGGACATGACGTCCTGGCTGATCGCCCATCCCGCTCAGCTCACCGACGAGGAGCTGGTCCACCAGATCGTCGTCCTCGTCGGCGCGGGTACCCAGCCCCAGCAGAACCTGATCTGCAACGGGCTGTTGCTGCTGCTGTCCGACGAACGGTTCGCGGGCGCTCTGACGGGCGGCACCATGCTGATCGAGGACGCGCTCAACGAGATGCTGTGGAAGGACCCGCCCCTGGCCAACTTCTGCGTCCACTACCCGCGCCGTGACGTGACGGTCGACGGACACCGGCTGGCCAAGGGCGAACCCGTCGTCGTCAGCCTGACGGCCGCCAACAATGACCCGTACCTGCTGGCGAACCGGCGCGGCAACCGCGCCCATCTGGCGTGGAGCGCGGGCCCGCACACCTGCCCCGCGAAGGACCCGGCCCAGGTCATCGCCTCCGTCGCCATCGAGAAACTCCTCGACCGCCTCCCCGACCTCGAACTGGCCGTGCCGGTCGAGCAGTTGGAGTGGCGGCCCGGCCCCTTCCACCGGGCCCTGGCCTCGCTGCCGGTGCGCTTCCCGCGGACCGCCGCCAAGTCCGATGAGGCACTGGCCGAGATGGCCGCCGCGGCGAGCGCGATCGGCGCCGGGGCCGTGCTGGGCACGGCGCCCGCGGCCGCCACACCCGCCGCCGGGGAGAACCCGCCGCAGGACGGTCCCGGTGGGACCGCGTCCGCGCCGGAACCGGACACGGCGGCCACCGCCACGGCAGCCACCGCCACGGCAGCCCCTGGCACGGCAGCGGAACCCGGCGCCGAGCACGAGGCCCGGCGCCGCTGGTGGCAGTCCCTGGCCCAGTGGTGGCGCCGCGGATAGCCGAGAGGCGGCCGATACGACGGCCGACCGGGCGGGCCGGCCGGCCCGTTCGGTCCGGTCGGCCAGGTCGGCCCGGTCAGCCCGGCTGAGCAGGCCCCTCGGTGTGGTGAGAGGGGTCGAAGCGGGTGACGAACCGCCGCTGCCAGGGCGTCTCGACCGCGCGCCGTGAGTAGTGCTCGCGGACGTACGCCACCGCCTCCCGGCCGGGCACCCCGTCCAGCACCGCGAGACAGGCGAGCGCGGTGCCGGTGCGGCCCTGGCCGCCGCCGCAGGCCACCTCGACGCGCTCGGTCCCGGCCCGCTCCCATGCCTCGCGCAGCGCGTCGGCGGCGGCGGGACGGTCCGAGGGCAGCCGGAAGTCCGGCCAGCGCACCCAGCGGTGCTCCCACTCCACCGCCGGTGGGCGGCGGCCCAGCAGATAGAGCGCGAAGGTGGGCAGCAGCCCCTCCGGAAGCGGATGGCGCAGCCCCCGCCCCCGGATGAGCCGGCCCGACGGCAGCCGCAGCACACCCGCCCCCGTGGGCTCCCAGGTATGGGTCATGGGGGCGAGGCTATCGAGAAGCCTTTCTGCCGTGTTCCGGATGCGGAAACCCGCGGCGCGGGCTGAGACGGCGTTATCGGTATCGGATTGCCGGGCCGGTGGGCGACCGCATAGCGTCGCGGCGCATGACACCGACGCTGCGCACCGCGCGCCTGCTGCTCGAGCCGTACCGGCCCGAGGACGAGGACGCCTTCGTGGCGCTGTTCCAGGACCGGCGGGTGTCCCGCTGGATGGGGGACGGGAGGCCCGCCCCGGAAGCCGAGGACCGGGCGCTGTTCGGGCGGGTCTTCACCAAGGTCTACGCCCGGCGGCTGTTCGACGTCTGGGCGGTCCGCGAGGACGGCCGGTACGTCGGCCACGCCGAGATCAAGCCGGCCGAGGCCGTCGGCGGCCACGAGATCGTCTACGCGCTGGTGCCGGAGGCGTGGGGGCGCGGCCTGGGAACGGAACTGGCCGTGGCGGTCGTCGGCCACGGCTTCGGCGCGCTCGGGCTGAACGAGGTGCACGCCACGGTCACGGCGGCCAACGGCGCGTCGCTGGCGCTGCTCACCCGGCTCGGGTTCGCGCACAGCCGCGACATCGAGGAGGACGACGGCACCGTGACGCGCTGCCTCACCCTCGTCCGGGGCGACCGGCAGCGGCGGGCCGGCGAGGGTGGCCGAGGGCGGTCGACAAGTCGCCGCATAAACTGTCCGTAAACTTCATACGCGTCCGATCGGGGGAAGCCGGTGCGATTCCGGCGCTGACCCGCAACCGTGAGCGCGCCCCGCGGGGCGTACGAGCCGGAACACCCGGGCGGGCGCGACGACGCAGGCTCCCGCCGCCGGAGGACCGGCGGCGGCACCGTCGAGGTATGCGGAGCTGAGCCGGGTGCCAGCCGTGTCGCGGAGCGTTCCGCGGGCGGATGGACGGCCGTGCGCGGCTGCGTACGCCCGTTCACCGACCGAGAGGCACCAAGCCATGAACATACGCCGCAGCGTGGCGGCCCTTTCCCTGTGCGCCGCCCTGGGCGTGGCCGCCGCGCCTGCCGCCGTCGCCGACGACGGGTCGGCCGGGCGTCCCGAGGGGCTCTACGGCGCCAAGGACCCGAAGTTCGACGGGGTGTGGCGGCAGTCGCTGGCGCTGCTCGCCCAGGACGCGGTGGGCGTCACCCCGGCGAAGTCGGCCATCGACTGGCTGGCCGGGCAGAGTTGCGCCGACGGCGGTTTCGCGGCGTACCGCGCGGACACCTCGAAGGCGTGCGACCCGAAGAAGGGCGAGTTCACGGACGCGACCTCGGCGGCGGTCCAGGCGCTGGCCGCGGTGGGCGGGCGCGCCGAGGTCGTGGAGAAGGGCATCGGCTGGCTGAAGCGCCACCAGAACGACGACGGCGGCTGGGGCATGAACCCGGGCGGCCCGAGCGACGCCAACTCCACCTCGGCGGCGATCGGCGCCTTGGCCGCCACCGGTCAGGACCCGGCGGAACTGACCTCGGGCTCGGGCGAGGACGGCAAGACCCCGTACGACGCACTGCTCGGCCTGCAACTGGACTGCTCGGCGAAGGCGGAGGAACGCGGGGCGTTCGCGTACACGGCGGCCAAGGGCAAGCCGGTCGCCAACGAGCTGGCCACCGCGAGCGCCGCACTGGCCGCCCAGGGGAAGGGCTTCGTCTTCGAGACCGTCGGCAAGGACAACGGCGCCGATCCCGAGCCGCTGAGCTGCACGAATGGAAAATCGGACGGAAAGCCGGACGGAAAGGGCAAGGCGGGTACGCCGAAGGCGGCCGCCGAGGCGGCGCTGGCCCATCTGTCCCGCGTCATGTCCGACACCGGCGCGCACCTGAAGTCCGCGCTGCCCGGCGCCGAGGACCAGCCCGACTTCGGTGGCACCGCCGACGCGATCGTGGCACTCGCCGCCGGGGAGCACAGCGCGGTCGCGGGCAAGCCGCTCCAGTGGCTCCAGGGCAAGGACAGCGGCACGGCGGCCTGGGCCAAGGGCGATCCGGGCGCGCTCGCCAAGCTGATCCTCGCGGCCCACGCGGCCGGAGCCGACCCGCACGACTTCGGCGGCGCCGACCTCGTACAGCAGCTGAACGCCACCGGGCCCAAGCCCGAAGCGACGGCCGCGGGCGCGGAGTCGGACGGGGACGGCAAGAGCGAGGAGAAGAAGAAGGACGACAGCGGCGGGATCGGCGGCGTCTGGTGGACCGTAGGGGTCTGCGCGATCGCCGGTGTGGGCATCGGCTTCCTGCTCAGCGGCCGAAAGAAGCAGCAGCTTTGACCCCGCGCACATACCTGGCCCCGACCTCCCGCGCGTACACGGCCTTGACCCAGCGCACCCGCGCGGCGTGGTTCCGGTACGCCCTCACGGCACGGGCACGGCGCCCCCGCACGGCCTCGGCCCCACGCACCCGCGCGCCCTTCACCCCCCGCACCCGCGTGGCCCGGTTGCTGCTGCCCGTCCTCGTCCTGTGCGCGGTGCTCGGCGCCGCCCCCGCGCAGGCCGTCGACGGGTATCGCTACTGGTCGTTCTGGCAGCGGGGCGGGGACCGTGGCGGCTGGACCTATGCCGTCCAGGGGCCCTCGTCGGCGCGGCCCGGCGACGGCGACACGATCGGTTTCCGGTTCGCGGTCAGCGAGGACTCCGACGACGCCACCCGGCCGCGCGGCACGGCCGACTTCGCCGCCGTCTGCGCCGGCACCCCGGCCAAGGGCGGTACCAAACGGGTCGCGGTGGTCCTCGACTTCGGCACGGCCGCCGACGCGCCGGACCACCGGACCCCGCCCGCGCCCCGTACGGAGTGCGCCCGGGTCGGCGAGGACGCGACCGCCGGGGAGGCGCTCGCGGCGGTCGCGAAGCCGCTGCGCTACAACTCCGCCGCGCTGCTGTGCGCCATCGCCGGATATCCGGAGTCGGGTTGCGGTGAGAAGGTGAGCAGCTCCGTGGACGCCCACGCCGTCCCGAAGGGCGACGGCGACACGGCGGACGGCGACTCGGGCCCCTCCGCCGGGCTGATCGGCGGGCTGGCCGCCGTGGTCCTGCTCGGCGCCGCGGCGGTGTGGCAGGCGCGCCGCCGTCGCGCATGAGGACCCGGATGAGTGCGCGGGCGAGCGCGTGGGCGCGGAGGGGCACGCGGATGACCGCCACGCCACCGCGCACCGTGCACGGAACCGCCACGCCACGCCGCTCCGGCGCCCGCCCCGGCTCCCGTCCCGGCTCCCCGCGCAGCGGCGGCGCGCTGCACGCCGGGGCCTGGTGGCTGTGGGCGCTCGGGCTGGCCACGGCCGCGTCCCGGACCACCAATCCGCTGCTGCTCGGCCTGCTGATCGCGGTCGCGGGCTATGTGGTGGCCGTGCGCCGTACGGACGCCCCGTGGGCCCGCTCGTACACCGCGTTCCTCAAGCTCGGTCTCGTGGTGCTGGCCATCCGGCTGTTCTTCGCGGTCTTCTTCGGCTCGCCGATCCCCGGTACGCGGGTGCTCCTCACCCTCCCCGAAGTCCCGCTCCCCCACTGGGCGCAGGGCGTGCGGATCGGCGGCCGGGTGTCGGCCGAGGGGCTGGTGTTCGCGCTGTACGACGGGCTGCGGCTGGCCGCCCTGCTGATCTGCGTCGGCGCCGCGAACGCGCTCGCCAGCCCGGCGCGGCTGCTCAAGTCGCTGCCCGGCGCGCTGTACGAGGCCGGGGTCGCGGTCGTGGTGGCGATGACCTTCGCCCCCCATCTGGTGGCGGACGTCCAGCGGTTGCGCTCCGCCCGCCGGCTGCGCGGCCGCCCCGACCGCGGGGTGAAGGCGCTGCTGCGGGTCGGACTGCCGGTGCTGGAGGGCGCGCTGGAGCGGTCGGTGGCCCTGGCGGCGGCGATGGACGCGCGCGGCTACGGCCGTACCGCCCAGGTCCCGCCCGCCGTCGCCCGTACCACCACCGCGCTGACCCTGGGCGGGCTGCTCGGCGTCTGCTGCGGTACGTACGGCCTGCTCGCGGCCGAGGGCGCGGGCTACGGTCTGCCGCTGCTGCTGGCCGGGCTCGCCGCCGCGCTCGGCGGACTGTGGCTGGGCGGCCGCCGCACGGTGCGCAGCCGCTACCGCCCGGACCGCTGGGGTGTGCGGGCGTGGCTGGTGGCGGGGTCGGGGGCGGCGGTCGCGGCGCTGGTGATCGCTGCCGCCTCGTACGCCCCCCAGGCCCTCCAGCCGTCCGTCGTCCCGCTCACCGCCCCGACGCTGCCGCTGTGGCCGGCGGCGGGCGTACTGCTGGGGCTGCTCCCGGCGGTCGCGGCCCCGGCGCCGCCTCCGGCCCCAGGGCCGGCCCCGGCCCCGGCCCGCGAGCCGGTTCCGGCGGACGGCACCCCCACCGGACCGGCCAGGGGCCAGGGTCGATGGCGCCCGGAACGCGAAACCCCGCCCGGCGGGACCGAGCAAGAGGACGGGCCAAAGGACGAGCAGACGAACGAGCAGAAGAACGAGCGAGCCGAGGCGGGCTCCGAGGAGGAGGCCACGCAGTGATCCGTTTCGAGCAGGTGTCGGTCCACTACGACGGTGCGGCGCGGCCCGCCCTGGCGGGGGTGGACCTGACCGTCCCCGAGGGCGAGCTGTGTCTGCTCGTCGGCCCGTCCGGGGTCGGCAAGTCGACCCTCCTGGGCGCCGTCTCCGGTCTCGTACCGCATTTCACGGGTGGCACCCTGCGGGGCCGGGTCACCGTCGCGGGCCGGGACACCCGTACCCACAAACCCCGCGAACTGGCCGATGTCGTCGGCACCGTGGGGCAGGATCCGCTCGCGCACTTCGTCACCGACACCGTCGAGGACGAACTGGCCTACGGCATGGAGTCCCTCGGCGTCGCGCCCGACACCATGCGCCGCCGGGTCGAGGAGACGCTGGACCTGCTGGGCCTGGCCGAGCTGCGGGACCGCCCCATCGCCACGCTCTCCGGCGGGCAGCGGCAGCGCGTGGCGATCGGCTCGGTGCTCACCACCCACCCCCGCGTCCTGGTCCTGGACGAACCGACCTCCGCGCTCGACCCGGCCGCGGCCGAGGAGGTGCTGGCCGTGTTGCAGCGGCTGGTGCACGACCTGGGCACCACCGTGCTGATGGCCGAGCACCGGCTGGAGCGGGTGGCGCAGTACGCGGACCAGATGATCCTGCTGCCCTCCCCCGGCGCCGCCCCGCTGACCGGCCCACCGGCCGAACTGCTGCCGGTGTCGCCGGTCCAGCCGCCCGTGGTGGCGCTGGGCGGCCTCGCGGGGTGGCCGTCGCCGGTGCCGCTGTCCGTGCGGGACGCGCGCCGCGGGGCGGGCCCGCTGCGGGAGCGGCTGGCACCGCTCGTCCCCCGGTCGGTGGCCGATCCGCCGCCGGGCGAGCCGGTGGCCGAGGTGGCGCGGCTGTCCGTCCGGCACGGCCGGGTCGAGGCGCTGCGCGGGGTGGACCTGGCGGTGCGTCCGGGCGAGACCGTGGCGTTGATGGGGCGCAACGGGGCGGGCAAGTCCACGCTGCTGGCGAGCCTGGTCGGACTGCACGAACCCGCCTCGGGGTCGGTACGGGTCGGCCCCGGCCGGGTCGTACCGCACCGCACCCGCCCCGCCGAACTGCTGCGCCAGGTGGGCCTGGTACCGCAGGAGCCGCGCGATCTGCTCTACGCGGACACGGTGGCCGCCGAATGCGCGGCGGCCGACCAGGACGCGGGCGCGGCCCCCGGCACCTGCCGTGAACTGGTGGGCCGGCTGCTGCCGGAGGTGGCGGACACCGCCCATCCGCGCGATCTGTCGGAGGGGCAGCGGCTGGCGCTGGCCCTGTCCGTCATCCTCACCGCGCGTCCGCCGCTGCTGCTGCTCGACGAGCCGACGCGCGGCCTCGACTACGCGGCGAAGGCGCGCCTGGTGGAGGTGGTACGGGGGCTGGCGGCGGACGGCCACGCGATCGTGCTGGCCACCCACGACGTGGAGCTGGCGGCCGAACTCGCGCACCGCGTCGTCATCCTGGCCGAGGGCGAGGTGGTCGCGGACGGGCCCACGGCAGAGGTCGTGGTGTCATCCCCCGCCTTCGCCCCGCAGGTGGCCAAGGTCCTGGCGCCGCTGCCGTGGCTGACGGTGCGGCAGGTGCGCGAGGCGCTGGAGGGGGCGCCGTGAGCGGGACACCCCTCAGCGGGCCGCACCGGCCCGAGGAGCGGCACGGCGACGAGGCAACGGCCGTACGGGAACAGGACGCACGGAAGCAGGGCGCACGGAAGCAGGACGCACCGAAACAGGCCGCACAGAAGAAGAACACGCAGAAACAGGACACCCAGAAACAGGGTGCGCGCACGCGGACGGCCGCACCCCTGCGAGCCGTACGCCTCGGCCCGCGCTCGGTCGCGGCGCTCGCCCTCGTCTCCGCGATCGGCGTCGTCGCCTTCGGCTGGCCGCTGTTCGCACCGGGCGACTCCGGGATCACCACCCATGCCGCCGACGCCCCCTGGCTGTTCGCCGCGCTGCTTCCGCTGCTGCTGGCCGTGGTGGTGGCGACGATCGCGGACACCGGTCTGGACGCCAAGGCCGTCGCGATGCTCGGGGTGCTGGCGGCGGCGGGGGCGGCGCTGCGGCCGCTGGGCGCGGGGACGGCCGGGATCGAGCCGATGTTCTTCCTGATGGTGCTGTCGGGGCGGGTGCTGGGCCCGGGTTTCGGCTTTGTCCTCGGCGCCGTGTCGATGTTCGCGTCCGCGCTGCTCACCGGCGGGGTGGGGCCGTGGATGCCGTTCCAGATGCTGGCGATGGGCTGGGTGGCGATGGGCGCGGGGCTGCTGCCCGGCGCCGCGCGGCTGCGCGGCCGGGCGGAGTCGCTGCTGCTGGCCGGGTACGGGGCGGTGGCGTCCGTGGCC is a window from the Streptomyces luomodiensis genome containing:
- a CDS encoding TetR family transcriptional regulator, which encodes MTAEVKPATLQLTERQEARRRRILHASARLASRGGFDAVQMREVAENSGVALGTLYRYFPSKVHLLVATMQDQLQHMHETLRKRPPTEDEPAARVAQTLMRAFRALQREPHLADAMVRALTFADRSVSPEVDTVSRLTTAIILDAMGLPDAPTAEQLSAVRVIEHTWHSALITWLSGRASIAQVKIDIETVCHLIDLTAPAPAR
- a CDS encoding ferredoxin, producing MGDRWRIEVDRGVCIGSGMCAATAPGAFRLDGARQSHPTEPEADASEPVLAAAEGCPVEAIAIRLTDTGEQVFPPDE
- a CDS encoding cytochrome P450, coding for MTSPTRDSAPTPGPAAGPTPPPGCPAHSGQAPAGGRLESLHGPEFAADPAATYARLREHGTIAPVELAPGVTVSLVTGYRTALDILRSPETYSKDARHWQALADGTIPLDNPVVPMMMYRPNALCSDGEAHDRLRSAISDTLDRLDIHALHRYVERSADFLIDLFGPKGEADLLKEYAARLPLLVFNQLFGCPPELSDRLVRALSALFEITEDSEQANTLLTETLFELVARKRAAPGPDMTSWLIAHPAQLTDEELVHQIVVLVGAGTQPQQNLICNGLLLLLSDERFAGALTGGTMLIEDALNEMLWKDPPLANFCVHYPRRDVTVDGHRLAKGEPVVVSLTAANNDPYLLANRRGNRAHLAWSAGPHTCPAKDPAQVIASVAIEKLLDRLPDLELAVPVEQLEWRPGPFHRALASLPVRFPRTAAKSDEALAEMAAAASAIGAGAVLGTAPAAATPAAGENPPQDGPGGTASAPEPDTAATATAATATAAPGTAAEPGAEHEARRRWWQSLAQWWRRG
- a CDS encoding MBL fold metallo-hydrolase, which produces MARGTRRTQVARVTEHGGGVWSIPVPIPDNPLGYTLVHLLDTDRGPVLIDTGWDDPTAWDTLTAGLAACGASVSDVHGVLVTHHHPDHHGLSGQVREASGAWIAMHAADAEVVRRTREAEPTSWLDYLAEKLAVVGAPEDHLAPLRAARASGRAAALPRGRPAQPDREIVPGELLDLPGRRMRAIWTPGHTPGHVCLHLEETHPAAGEDAPGHGRLFSGDHLLPEISPHIGLYEDPDDATVTDPLGDYLDSLERVIALDPAEVLPAHQYAFTDAPGRVRALLRHHEERLAGLRTLLVDRPLTPWQLAEAMEWNRPWAQIPHGSRTIAVSEAEAHLRRLVKLGRAEAVPGSNPVRYQAI
- a CDS encoding aldehyde dehydrogenase, with the translated sequence MSDLIEHGQLFIGGALADPAGTDVIEVVSPHTEEVIGRVPHASRADVDRAVAVARTAFDEGPWARTSLDERIAVVTRIKDAIAVRHEEIARLISAQNGSPYSWSVLAQALGAMMVWDAAITVARDFVYEERRAGVLGPLLVRREPVGVVAAVVPWNVPQFVAAAKLAPALLAGCSVILKPSPETPLDSYLLAEIVAEAGLPEGVLSILPADREVSEYLVGHPGVDKVSFTGSVAAGKRVMEVASRRLTRVTLELGGKSAAVILPDADLETAVAGIVPNAWMNNGQACVAQTRILAPRAHYDEIAERLVAAASALVVGDPLDPATQVGPLVARRQQKRSLDYIALGQREGAKVLTGGGRPRAPETGWYVEPTLFGDVGNDMRIAREEIFGPVICLLPYGDEEEAARIANDSDYGLSGSVWTADVGHGIDFARRVRTGTYSVNTFSLDMLGPFGGYKNSGLGREFGPEGFSAYLEHKMIHLPQGWDGEPG
- a CDS encoding response regulator transcription factor, coding for MIRLLLVHDSGLLRSALASLLGTEPDIEAAACSWRDARSRARSLQPHVCVVDADCPASDRAARKGELGKIVASVSGEGGECGLLVLVNAERPGPLRRAHEARALGYVDKDAPPQRLIEAIRQVARKERYVDEALGYGFLQAAEIPLTERELGVLSLAADGASIPEIARTLHLSTGTIRNYLAAITRKTGARNRVDAIRISQVAGWV